In a genomic window of Physeter macrocephalus isolate SW-GA chromosome 14, ASM283717v5, whole genome shotgun sequence:
- the ZNF830 gene encoding zinc finger protein 830, with protein sequence MASSASGKRVVNQDELRRLMKEKQRLSTNRKRIESPFAKYNRLGQLSCALCNTSVKSELLWQTHVLGKQHREKVAELKGAKEAAQGPSASAVPQSASAVPQSASAVPQSAKRKAPDAESQDAKRAKASLVSQVQPSTSALPTNFDKAGKESTRATLSKASGLGLLPDYEDEEEEEEKEEGGGGEGKRGDVCKHPANAQGKEHSLSSAREASGSRLPSDFSDTNPPKAPLIPHSGSIEKAEIHEKVVERRENTAEALPEGFFDDPEIDARVRKVDAPKDQMDKEWDEFQKAMRQVNTISEAIVAEEDEEGRLDRQIGEIDEQIECYRRVEKLRNRQDEIKNKLKEVLTIKELQKKEEENVDSDDEVELQDLLSQDWRVKGTLL encoded by the coding sequence ATGGCGTCCTCCGCCTCCGGGAAGCGAGTGGTTAATCAGGACGAGCTGCGGCGGTTGATGAAGGAGAAGCAGCGTCTGAGCACCAACCGTAAACGGATAGAATCTCCATTCGCGAAGTACAACCGCTTGGGGCAGCTGAGTTGTGCCCTGTGTAACACCTCGGTTAAGAGCGAGCTCCTGTGGCAGACTCACGTCCTGGGAAAGCAGCACCGAGAGAAAGTGGCCGAGCTGAAAGGCGCGAAGGAAGCCGCCCAGGGGCCGTCCGCCAGCGCAGTGCCTCAGTCCGCCAGCGCAGTGCCTCAGTCCGCCAGCGCAGTGCCTCAGTCCGCCAAGAGGAAGGCGCCGGACGCAGAGAGCCAAGATGCCAAAAGAGCGAAGGCCTCCCTGGTGTCTCAAGTACAGCCCTCCACTTCCGCTTTGCCCACCAACTTTGACAAAGCCGGAAAGGAGTCCACTAGGGCGACCCTCAGTAAGGCTTCGGGACTCGGTTTACTCCCTGATTatgaagatgaggaagaggaggaggagaaagaggagggaggaggaggagaagggaaaagaggggaTGTCTGTAAGCATCCGGCCAACGCACAGGGCAAGGAACACTCACTTTCTTCCGCGCGGGAGGCAAGCGGTAGTAGGCTGCCAAGCGATTTCTCGGACACAAATCCTCCCAAGGCCCCTTTAATTCCTCATTCAGGGTCAATTGAGaaagcagaaatacatgaaaaagtggtggaaaggagagaaaacacagCGGAAGCATTACCGGAAGGGTTTTTTGACGACCCTGAGATAGATGCGAGGGTACGAAAGGTTGATGCCCCAAAGGATCAGATGGACAAAGAATGGGACGAATTTCAAAAAGCCATGAGACAGGTCAACACTATTTCCGAAGCCATAGTTGCCGAAGAGGATGAGGAGGGACGGCTGGACCGGCAGATTGGGGAGATCGATGAGCAGATAGAGTGTTACCGTCGGGTGGAAAAGCTGCGGAATCGCCAGGATGAGATAAAAAATAAGCTTAAAGAGGTTCTGACCATAAAAGAACtgcagaaaaaggaagaggagaacgTTGACAGCGATGATGAGGTAGAACTACAGGATTTGTTGTCTCAGGATTGGAGGGTGAAAGGGACTTTGTTATAG